In one window of Primulina tabacum isolate GXHZ01 chromosome 8, ASM2559414v2, whole genome shotgun sequence DNA:
- the LOC142553227 gene encoding COBRA-like protein 4: MNHRKWLILYSPKMKLYLWAILLFVNFLQAESFDPLDPFGNITIKWDVISWTADGYVAVVTMNNFQMYRHIMSPGWTLAWSWAKKEVIWSMVGAQATEQGDCSKFKGNMPHCCKRTPTIVDLLPGVPYNQQIANCCKGGVVSSWGQDPSLSVSSFQVSVGLSGTSNKTVKLPKNFTLLGPGPGYTCGPAKIVPSTVLLTPDGRRKTQVLMTWNVTCTYSQLLVSKNPSCCVSFSSFYNETIVPCPTCSCGCHDKKDCIMSNSYKLKMAGINTPRKDNMPLLQCTHHMCPIRVHWHVKTNYRDYWRVKMAITNFNYKMNYTQWTLVAQHPNLNNVTQVFSFDYKPLVPYQSINDTGMFYGMKFYNDLLMEAGPLGNVQTEVLLKKDKDTFTFKQGWGFPRKIYFNGDECQLPPPEAYPSLPNSARNNLATFLKIAAGSMIWVFLVI; the protein is encoded by the exons atGAATCACAGAAAATGGTTAATTTTATACTCTCCCAAAATGAAGCTCTACTTATGGGCAATCTTGTTGTTTGTGAACTTTCTGCAAGCAG AGTCATTTGATCCATTggatccatttggaaacataacaATCAAATGGGATGTGATATCATGGACAGCAGATGGATATGTG GCAGTTGTGACAATGAACAACTTTCAAATGTATCGCCACATAATGAGCCCTGGATGGACCTTAGCTTGGAGTTGGGCTAAGAAAGAAGTGATTTGGTCTATGGTGGGTGCACAAGCAACCGAGCAAGGAGATTGCTCCAAGTTCAAAGGAAATATGCCTCATTGCTGTAAAAGAACACCCACAATAGTAGACTTACTGCCTGGTGTGCCTTACAACCAACAAATTGCTAATTGTTGCAAAGGTGGTGTTGTTTCATCATGGGGCCAAGACCCgtccctctcggtttcttcGTTCCAAGTCAGCGTCGGCCTGTCCGGAACATCCAATAAGACCGTAAAACTCCCGAAAAATTTCACTTTGCTCGGGCCTGGACCAGGCTACACTTGTGGACCTGCAAAGATTGTGCCTTCAACTGTACTCCTTACACCTGATGGAAGACGAAAAACTCAAGTATTGA TGACATGGAACGTGACGTGCACTTACTCTCAACTATTGGTGTCCAAGAATCCAAGCTGTTGTGTCTCCTTCTCATCTTTTTACAATGAGACCATTGTTCCTTGCCCAACTTGTTCTTGTGGTTGCCACGACAAAAAAGATTGCATCAT GAGCAATTCATACAAGCTAAAAATGGCGGGGATCAACACTCCGAGGAAGGATAACATGCCATTGCTACAGTGTACGCATCACATGTGCCCCATACGCGTGCACTGGCACGTAAAAACCAACTACAGAGATTATTGGCGCGTTAAGATGGCCATCACAAATTTTAACTACAAGATGAACTACACGCAGTGGACGCTTGTTGCGCAACATCCTAATCTGAACAACGTCACCCAAGTGTTTAGCTTCGATTACAAGCCCCTTGTTCCCTACCAGTCTATAA ATGATACAGGCATGTTCTATGGGATGAAGTTTTATAATGATCTGCTGATGGAGGCTGGGCCCTTGGGAAATGTTCAAACAGAAGTACTTTTAAAGAAGGATAAAGATACATTTACATTTAAGCAAGGTTGGGGGTTCCCAAGGAAGATTTATTTCAATGGCGATGAATGCCAGCTTCCCCCACCTGAAGCATACCCCAGTTTACCCAACTCGGCACGTAATAATCTTGCAACTTTTTTAAAGATTGCAGCAGGTTCCATGATTTGGGTCTTTTTGGTTATTTGA
- the LOC142553229 gene encoding protein EARLY FLOWERING 5-like isoform X2 — protein MVKTTKGGKTMNPTDAYRKEIRKKELKRNKKERKKVREVGILKKDPESLREQIQNLEAMKADGALDKARKHKKRQLEDTLNLVIKKRKEYEDKAKEKGEATVMFSHLGPVRRRTTAEEEERVNHPRPEDSVYYHPTLNPSGAPPPGKPPMFKSSIGPRIPLAEASESNTTSSTKPESEDAALSAPTFPSPPPPLPISDLDSGDGSVVPVGLPLPPPPPMPPKPANTDVTTILPPPPLPPPPPPGPPPKELLAVRPPLPPPPPNHQSFQPPPPGTFGSEKPAKSEDSATGNSNQPTVLPPPPPLPGLSSKSGNNQPGSSYSESVIKATSEDKDFLNMVPPPPSIRQQPLVPGAPMQPNFQPDVQPPGILRFPPPPPPNGMRPPLSTPGQPVPPGVLVPLLPMPPFGPPPGPPLMMRPPLPPGPPPIAQDDFFARMPTPQKPSYVKSAASTVVKKPLAQHTPELTAMVPASVRIRRESALPKPKSKSSAVLPTNRPIASPSTKQESITSSSATKPQSIDDSYTAFLEDMKALGALDS, from the exons ATGGTGAAGACAACTAAGGGTGGAAAAACCATGAATCCAACCGATGCTTATCGGAAAGAGATTCGTAAAAAGGAATTGAAGCGG AATAAAAAGGAAAGGAAGAAGGTGCGGGAAGTTGGGATCTTAAAGAAGGATCCAGAGTCGCTGAGAGAGCAAATTCAAAATCTGGAAGCGATGA AAGCAGATGGAGCCTTGGACAAAGCTAGAAAGCACAAAAAGCGGCAACTTGAGGATACACTGAATCTTGTGATCAAGAAGAGAAAG GAATACGAAGATAAAGCGAAGGAAAAAGGTGAAGCAACTGTCATGTTCAG CCATTTGGGACCTGTTAGAAGGCGGACTACTGCAGAGGAGGAAGAAAGAGTTAATCATCCCAGACCTGAA GACTCTGTATATTATCACCCAACTCTAAATCCTTCTGGAGCTCCTCCACCTGGGAAACCACCGATGTTTAAGTCCTCCATAG GACCCAGGATCCCTTTAGCAGAAGCTTCAGAAAGTAATACTACATCTTCAACAAAGCCCGAGTCAGAGGATGCCGCTTTATCAGCCCCGACTTTTCCATCTCCACCACCTCCTTTGCCTATTTCCGACTTAGATTCTGGAGATGGTTCTGTTGTTCCTGTAGGTTTGCCTTTGCCACCGCCACCCCCCATGCCTCCAAAGCCTGCAAATACAGATGTTACCACGATATTGCCTCCACCACCGTTGCCTCCGCCGCCTCCTCCTGGTCCACCTCCAAAAGAACTGCTTGCTGTTCGTCCTCCTCTTCCTCCTCCCCCACCCAATCACCAATCTTTTCAACCACCTCCTCCTGGTACTTTTGGAAGTGAGAAGCCGGCAAAATCAGAAGATTCAGCCACCGGGAATTCAAATCAG CCTACTGTTCTTCCTCCACCACCTCCACTACCAGGGCTGTCTTCAAAGTCTGGAAATAATCAACCGGGAAGCTCATATTCTGAATCTGTAATAAAAGCTACTTCCGAGGACAAAGATTTTCTGAACATGGTTCCTCCACCGCCATCAATAAGGCAACAACCACTAGTGCCTGGAGCTCCCATGCAGCCAAATTTTCAGCCTGATGTACAACCTCCAGGAATTTTGCGCTTTCCGCCGCCCCCGCCCCCAAATGGCATGCGCCCTCCTCTGTCCACCCCAGGACAACCTGTTCCACCCGGAGTCTTGGTGCCATTGTTACCAATGCCACCTTTTGGACCTCCTCCTGGTCCTCCACTAATGATGCGACCACCACTTCCACCTGGCCCACCTCCCATTGCACAAGATGATTTCTTTGCTAGAATGCCTACTCCCCAGAAGCCATCTTATGTTAAATCTGCTGCTTCAACTGTTGTAAAGAAGCCTCTGGCACAGCATACCCCTGAGCTTACAGCTATG GTTCCTGCCTCTGTACGCATCAGGAGAGAGTCTGCGCTCCCAAAACCGAAGTCAAAATCATCAGCTGTTTTACCCACAAACCGGCCTATAGCATCACCCAGCACAAAACAAGAATCCATTACATCCTCTTCTGCAACAAAGCCCCAAAGTATTGATGACTCATACACTGCATTCTTAGAGGACATGAAAGCCCTTGGTGCACTTGATAGTTGA
- the LOC142553229 gene encoding protein EARLY FLOWERING 5-like isoform X3, which translates to MFSHLGPVRRRTTAEEEERVNHPRPEDSVYYHPTLNPSGAPPPGKPPMFKSSIGPRIPLAEASESNTTSSTKPESEDAALSAPTFPSPPPPLPISDLDSGDGSVVPVGLPLPPPPPMPPKPANTDVTTILPPPPLPPPPPPGPPPKELLAVRPPLPPPPPNHQSFQPPPPGTFGSEKPAKSEDSATGNSNQKPTVLPPPPPLPGLSSKSGNNQPGSSYSESVIKATSEDKDFLNMVPPPPSIRQQPLVPGAPMQPNFQPDVQPPGILRFPPPPPPNGMRPPLSTPGQPVPPGVLVPLLPMPPFGPPPGPPLMMRPPLPPGPPPIAQDDFFARMPTPQKPSYVKSAASTVVKKPLAQHTPELTAMVPASVRIRRESALPKPKSKSSAVLPTNRPIASPSTKQESITSSSATKPQSIDDSYTAFLEDMKALGALDS; encoded by the exons ATGTTCAG CCATTTGGGACCTGTTAGAAGGCGGACTACTGCAGAGGAGGAAGAAAGAGTTAATCATCCCAGACCTGAA GACTCTGTATATTATCACCCAACTCTAAATCCTTCTGGAGCTCCTCCACCTGGGAAACCACCGATGTTTAAGTCCTCCATAG GACCCAGGATCCCTTTAGCAGAAGCTTCAGAAAGTAATACTACATCTTCAACAAAGCCCGAGTCAGAGGATGCCGCTTTATCAGCCCCGACTTTTCCATCTCCACCACCTCCTTTGCCTATTTCCGACTTAGATTCTGGAGATGGTTCTGTTGTTCCTGTAGGTTTGCCTTTGCCACCGCCACCCCCCATGCCTCCAAAGCCTGCAAATACAGATGTTACCACGATATTGCCTCCACCACCGTTGCCTCCGCCGCCTCCTCCTGGTCCACCTCCAAAAGAACTGCTTGCTGTTCGTCCTCCTCTTCCTCCTCCCCCACCCAATCACCAATCTTTTCAACCACCTCCTCCTGGTACTTTTGGAAGTGAGAAGCCGGCAAAATCAGAAGATTCAGCCACCGGGAATTCAAATCAG AAGCCTACTGTTCTTCCTCCACCACCTCCACTACCAGGGCTGTCTTCAAAGTCTGGAAATAATCAACCGGGAAGCTCATATTCTGAATCTGTAATAAAAGCTACTTCCGAGGACAAAGATTTTCTGAACATGGTTCCTCCACCGCCATCAATAAGGCAACAACCACTAGTGCCTGGAGCTCCCATGCAGCCAAATTTTCAGCCTGATGTACAACCTCCAGGAATTTTGCGCTTTCCGCCGCCCCCGCCCCCAAATGGCATGCGCCCTCCTCTGTCCACCCCAGGACAACCTGTTCCACCCGGAGTCTTGGTGCCATTGTTACCAATGCCACCTTTTGGACCTCCTCCTGGTCCTCCACTAATGATGCGACCACCACTTCCACCTGGCCCACCTCCCATTGCACAAGATGATTTCTTTGCTAGAATGCCTACTCCCCAGAAGCCATCTTATGTTAAATCTGCTGCTTCAACTGTTGTAAAGAAGCCTCTGGCACAGCATACCCCTGAGCTTACAGCTATG GTTCCTGCCTCTGTACGCATCAGGAGAGAGTCTGCGCTCCCAAAACCGAAGTCAAAATCATCAGCTGTTTTACCCACAAACCGGCCTATAGCATCACCCAGCACAAAACAAGAATCCATTACATCCTCTTCTGCAACAAAGCCCCAAAGTATTGATGACTCATACACTGCATTCTTAGAGGACATGAAAGCCCTTGGTGCACTTGATAGTTGA
- the LOC142553228 gene encoding protein SPIRAL1-like 3, producing the protein MGRGVSSGGGQSSLGYLFGDGGAPAPKPTTSTVEAPPQNQAPVACQATTEKAPSVSDKQIPAGIQGRQTNNYLRADGQNTGNFLTDRPSTKVQAAPGGGSSLGYLFGGGSK; encoded by the exons ATGGGTCGAGGAGTTAGCAGTGGTGGGGGTCAGAGTTCTTTGGGGTACCTTTTTGGAGATGGTGGAGCCCCTGCCCCAAAGCCTACCACAAGCACCGTGGAAGCTCCTCCTCAGAATCAGGCTCCAGTGGCTTGTCAGGCGACAACAGAGAAGGCTCCTTCTGTTTCTGATAAGCAAATTCCAGCTGGCATCCAGGGAAGACAAACGAACAACTATCTCCGAGCTGATGGCCAAAACACTGGCAACTTCCTCACT GACCGGCCTTCTACTAAAGTCCAGGCTGCCCCAGGCGGTGGATCTTCCCTTGGATACCTTTTTGGTGGCGGCTCCAAATAA
- the LOC142553229 gene encoding protein EARLY FLOWERING 5-like isoform X1, whose protein sequence is MVKTTKGGKTMNPTDAYRKEIRKKELKRNKKERKKVREVGILKKDPESLREQIQNLEAMKADGALDKARKHKKRQLEDTLNLVIKKRKEYEDKAKEKGEATVMFSHLGPVRRRTTAEEEERVNHPRPEDSVYYHPTLNPSGAPPPGKPPMFKSSIGPRIPLAEASESNTTSSTKPESEDAALSAPTFPSPPPPLPISDLDSGDGSVVPVGLPLPPPPPMPPKPANTDVTTILPPPPLPPPPPPGPPPKELLAVRPPLPPPPPNHQSFQPPPPGTFGSEKPAKSEDSATGNSNQKPTVLPPPPPLPGLSSKSGNNQPGSSYSESVIKATSEDKDFLNMVPPPPSIRQQPLVPGAPMQPNFQPDVQPPGILRFPPPPPPNGMRPPLSTPGQPVPPGVLVPLLPMPPFGPPPGPPLMMRPPLPPGPPPIAQDDFFARMPTPQKPSYVKSAASTVVKKPLAQHTPELTAMVPASVRIRRESALPKPKSKSSAVLPTNRPIASPSTKQESITSSSATKPQSIDDSYTAFLEDMKALGALDS, encoded by the exons ATGGTGAAGACAACTAAGGGTGGAAAAACCATGAATCCAACCGATGCTTATCGGAAAGAGATTCGTAAAAAGGAATTGAAGCGG AATAAAAAGGAAAGGAAGAAGGTGCGGGAAGTTGGGATCTTAAAGAAGGATCCAGAGTCGCTGAGAGAGCAAATTCAAAATCTGGAAGCGATGA AAGCAGATGGAGCCTTGGACAAAGCTAGAAAGCACAAAAAGCGGCAACTTGAGGATACACTGAATCTTGTGATCAAGAAGAGAAAG GAATACGAAGATAAAGCGAAGGAAAAAGGTGAAGCAACTGTCATGTTCAG CCATTTGGGACCTGTTAGAAGGCGGACTACTGCAGAGGAGGAAGAAAGAGTTAATCATCCCAGACCTGAA GACTCTGTATATTATCACCCAACTCTAAATCCTTCTGGAGCTCCTCCACCTGGGAAACCACCGATGTTTAAGTCCTCCATAG GACCCAGGATCCCTTTAGCAGAAGCTTCAGAAAGTAATACTACATCTTCAACAAAGCCCGAGTCAGAGGATGCCGCTTTATCAGCCCCGACTTTTCCATCTCCACCACCTCCTTTGCCTATTTCCGACTTAGATTCTGGAGATGGTTCTGTTGTTCCTGTAGGTTTGCCTTTGCCACCGCCACCCCCCATGCCTCCAAAGCCTGCAAATACAGATGTTACCACGATATTGCCTCCACCACCGTTGCCTCCGCCGCCTCCTCCTGGTCCACCTCCAAAAGAACTGCTTGCTGTTCGTCCTCCTCTTCCTCCTCCCCCACCCAATCACCAATCTTTTCAACCACCTCCTCCTGGTACTTTTGGAAGTGAGAAGCCGGCAAAATCAGAAGATTCAGCCACCGGGAATTCAAATCAG AAGCCTACTGTTCTTCCTCCACCACCTCCACTACCAGGGCTGTCTTCAAAGTCTGGAAATAATCAACCGGGAAGCTCATATTCTGAATCTGTAATAAAAGCTACTTCCGAGGACAAAGATTTTCTGAACATGGTTCCTCCACCGCCATCAATAAGGCAACAACCACTAGTGCCTGGAGCTCCCATGCAGCCAAATTTTCAGCCTGATGTACAACCTCCAGGAATTTTGCGCTTTCCGCCGCCCCCGCCCCCAAATGGCATGCGCCCTCCTCTGTCCACCCCAGGACAACCTGTTCCACCCGGAGTCTTGGTGCCATTGTTACCAATGCCACCTTTTGGACCTCCTCCTGGTCCTCCACTAATGATGCGACCACCACTTCCACCTGGCCCACCTCCCATTGCACAAGATGATTTCTTTGCTAGAATGCCTACTCCCCAGAAGCCATCTTATGTTAAATCTGCTGCTTCAACTGTTGTAAAGAAGCCTCTGGCACAGCATACCCCTGAGCTTACAGCTATG GTTCCTGCCTCTGTACGCATCAGGAGAGAGTCTGCGCTCCCAAAACCGAAGTCAAAATCATCAGCTGTTTTACCCACAAACCGGCCTATAGCATCACCCAGCACAAAACAAGAATCCATTACATCCTCTTCTGCAACAAAGCCCCAAAGTATTGATGACTCATACACTGCATTCTTAGAGGACATGAAAGCCCTTGGTGCACTTGATAGTTGA